From Alteromonas australica, one genomic window encodes:
- a CDS encoding GH1 family beta-glucosidase, with protein MTKKLSLSSTSPMMQPSFLFGTATSSFQIEGDAEGRLECIWDVFCRQAGAIADKSDGLRACEHVERWEEDVNLIHSLGVDAYRLSISWPRVMHANGEINEQGLAFYKQLIDKLNSLNIKAFVTLYHWDLPQYLEQRGGWLNRQTAYEFENYVDKISAALGERVYSYATFNEPFCSAYLGYEIGVHAPGKTGREHGRTAAHHILLAHGLGMKMLKKNVPNAKNGIVLNFTPCYSASDSPADIAATEKADQYINQWYMQPVMEGCYPDVIHELAEKDKPPIQDGDMETICQPLDFLGINFYTRLHYSAPRNHDELYFEHPHYEPKTDIGWEIHPPALTHLLTSLHQRYALPPVYITENGAAMADEVVDGRVEDNDRIEYYQNHLLAVEKAMDEGVKVSGYFAWSLMDNFEWAEGYEKRFGIVYVDFDTQSRILKDSAKAFKALLAQRT; from the coding sequence ATGACTAAAAAACTATCGCTTTCCTCTACCAGTCCTATGATGCAACCCTCCTTTTTATTTGGTACAGCAACTTCCTCTTTCCAAATAGAAGGGGATGCCGAGGGAAGGTTAGAATGCATTTGGGATGTATTTTGTCGACAAGCGGGGGCTATCGCTGACAAGTCAGATGGTTTAAGGGCTTGCGAGCACGTTGAACGCTGGGAAGAAGACGTAAACCTTATTCATAGCCTTGGGGTGGATGCCTACCGATTATCAATTTCTTGGCCCCGGGTCATGCATGCAAATGGCGAAATAAATGAACAAGGTTTGGCATTTTATAAGCAGCTTATAGACAAACTTAATAGCTTGAATATAAAAGCGTTTGTTACGCTTTATCACTGGGATTTACCGCAGTACTTAGAACAACGAGGTGGCTGGCTAAACCGCCAGACGGCTTATGAGTTTGAAAACTATGTTGATAAAATATCAGCGGCACTCGGCGAGCGGGTATACTCTTATGCGACATTTAATGAACCTTTCTGTTCAGCCTATTTAGGCTACGAAATTGGCGTTCATGCGCCTGGTAAAACAGGCAGGGAGCACGGTAGAACAGCTGCACATCATATTTTATTGGCGCATGGGTTAGGCATGAAAATGTTGAAGAAGAACGTACCAAATGCCAAAAATGGTATCGTACTTAACTTTACGCCCTGCTACAGTGCCAGCGATAGCCCTGCGGACATAGCGGCAACAGAAAAAGCAGATCAGTATATAAATCAGTGGTATATGCAACCCGTCATGGAAGGTTGTTACCCTGACGTCATTCATGAACTGGCTGAAAAAGACAAACCTCCTATTCAAGATGGAGACATGGAAACTATATGTCAGCCCCTCGATTTTCTCGGCATTAATTTTTATACGCGTCTTCACTACTCAGCGCCTAGAAACCACGATGAACTTTACTTCGAACACCCGCATTACGAACCGAAAACTGACATTGGCTGGGAAATTCATCCACCCGCACTCACACACTTGCTGACTTCGCTACATCAACGATACGCATTGCCACCTGTATACATCACAGAAAATGGAGCCGCGATGGCAGATGAGGTTGTCGATGGACGAGTAGAAGATAATGACAGGATTGAATACTACCAAAACCACCTACTCGCCGTAGAGAAAGCCATGGACGAAGGAGTGAAAGTAAGTGGTTACTTCGCCTGGAGCCTTATGGATAATTTTGAATGGGCAGAAGGCTACGAAAAACGATTTGGTATTGTTTATGTCGATTTTGACACACAATCCCGCATACTCAAAGATAGCGCGAAAGCGTTTAAAGCGCTGCTAGCACAACGCACATAA
- a CDS encoding MFS transporter, with product MEQKLAIKEKIGYGLGDAAANLVWRGALAYLAVFYTDTFGLSAAAAAMLFLIVRLSDGVTDIIMGMIADRTKTKMGKFRPWILGSTPFLGLFMVLCFTTPNFGSTGMLVYAYLTYIGLTLAYTVNNVPYSALMGVITSDDRERTSLSGFRFAGAFLGGLLVMGCLPMMVEYFGAGNDARGYQYTMYVFATLLVALMLITVYSTKERVPVALDSTATLKQELIDLSRHLPLILIPLASITAFFYFRNLLTAAIFVAVMMICAVLVRKLIARPESSNSRSQQDIIDLLTNKPWLILLGMGFLTMMFNGIKYGVIAYYFKYYIGEELLIGYYFISLLVVSIFGALATPWLSVKFGRKNLFIISLIVSSLFTSAIFFVPLGSTMGIFALGCAAEFFAAIMPTLFFSMLGDSADYNEWRTGRRATGLIYSAGSFVQKTGGGFAGALVLLVLGSYGYNGMQPETISQSLPGMRALMSWIPACFGFAGALLILFYPLNDKKQQEVTETLLKRRSEQATIPA from the coding sequence ATGGAACAAAAATTAGCAATTAAAGAAAAGATTGGATACGGTTTAGGTGATGCAGCTGCCAACTTAGTGTGGCGCGGTGCATTAGCCTACCTTGCGGTATTCTATACTGACACCTTTGGCCTAAGTGCCGCTGCCGCGGCCATGTTGTTCCTTATCGTGCGCTTATCTGACGGTGTTACCGATATCATTATGGGCATGATTGCTGACAGAACTAAAACCAAGATGGGGAAGTTTCGCCCATGGATTTTAGGGTCAACCCCATTTCTCGGGCTTTTTATGGTGCTGTGTTTTACCACGCCTAATTTTGGCAGTACCGGTATGCTGGTGTATGCCTATCTCACCTATATTGGATTAACCCTAGCTTATACCGTTAACAACGTTCCCTATTCCGCGCTAATGGGCGTGATCACTAGCGATGATAGAGAGCGTACCAGCTTGTCTGGCTTTCGGTTCGCCGGTGCGTTCTTAGGAGGGCTTTTAGTTATGGGTTGCCTACCTATGATGGTGGAATACTTTGGCGCAGGAAATGATGCCAGAGGCTATCAATACACCATGTATGTATTCGCCACTTTATTAGTCGCATTAATGCTGATTACCGTCTACTCCACCAAAGAGCGAGTGCCTGTAGCATTAGATAGTACAGCAACCTTAAAACAAGAGCTGATAGACTTGAGCAGACACTTGCCCCTTATCCTCATTCCTTTGGCCTCTATCACAGCATTCTTCTACTTCCGTAACCTGTTGACCGCGGCCATCTTTGTCGCCGTGATGATGATTTGTGCTGTCTTAGTGAGAAAATTAATTGCACGCCCTGAGTCTTCGAATAGCCGCTCCCAACAAGATATTATTGATTTACTGACGAACAAGCCCTGGTTGATCCTACTCGGTATGGGTTTTCTAACCATGATGTTCAATGGCATAAAATACGGCGTTATTGCCTATTATTTTAAATACTATATTGGTGAAGAACTGCTTATTGGTTACTACTTTATTAGCCTTCTTGTGGTGTCAATTTTTGGTGCGCTCGCTACGCCTTGGTTATCCGTTAAATTTGGGCGCAAAAACCTTTTTATCATTTCTTTGATAGTTAGCAGCTTATTTACAAGTGCCATCTTTTTTGTGCCGTTAGGGTCAACCATGGGTATTTTCGCGCTAGGCTGCGCAGCAGAGTTTTTTGCCGCTATTATGCCCACGTTGTTTTTCTCCATGTTAGGAGACTCAGCAGATTACAACGAATGGCGTACTGGCCGACGTGCAACGGGTCTCATTTACTCTGCAGGCTCGTTTGTACAAAAAACCGGGGGCGGGTTCGCTGGCGCACTAGTATTGCTGGTGTTAGGTAGCTATGGTTACAACGGTATGCAGCCGGAGACCATAAGCCAAAGCCTTCCCGGAATGCGCGCACTCATGAGTTGGATCCCTGCATGTTTTGGTTTTGCCGGCGCGCTGCTTATCTTGTTTTATCCATTAAACGATAAAAAACAACAGGAAGTCACAGAAACCCTACTAAAGCGACGTAGCGAACAGGCAACAATACCGGCATAA
- a CDS encoding nuclear transport factor 2 family protein: protein MRYITLCILLFISTAGWANTDSKADINHVLDELHAQAAAANFDKYFAVYTPDAIFIGTDAEEVWSIHAFKAYAKPYFDQGKGWTYHPRNRHIYLSENQQIAWFDELLDNVNLGETRGTGVLVNENGQWKVAQYHLAIPIPNALADDIASQIKAHQR, encoded by the coding sequence ATGAGGTATATAACACTGTGTATATTGTTGTTCATCAGCACGGCAGGATGGGCCAACACGGATAGCAAAGCAGACATAAACCACGTATTAGATGAATTACACGCCCAAGCTGCAGCCGCAAACTTTGATAAATACTTCGCGGTTTATACCCCTGATGCCATTTTCATCGGAACCGATGCTGAGGAAGTATGGTCCATTCACGCCTTCAAAGCATACGCAAAGCCGTATTTTGACCAAGGGAAAGGTTGGACCTATCACCCAAGAAATCGCCATATTTACTTGTCAGAAAATCAACAAATCGCTTGGTTTGATGAGCTATTAGACAATGTGAACTTAGGTGAAACCCGTGGCACGGGCGTGTTAGTCAATGAAAATGGCCAATGGAAGGTCGCTCAGTACCATCTGGCTATTCCCATTCCTAATGCGCTTGCAGATGACATCGCTTCGCAAATAAAGGCACATCAGCGCTAA
- a CDS encoding TonB-dependent receptor — MTHTHLNKSKIAKSLSLILGTGLLFPVNAQESPEDVEVIQVSGIRSSVQESMGIKRDSAGVVDAISAEDIGKFPDTNLAESLQRITGISISRNNGEGSQVTARGFGPDFNMVTLNGRTMPGSALPGGGGTPNSRAYDFSDLASESVRAVEVYKTGRASIATGGIGATINIRTARPFDAPETGFMASVGAKALHDTTNRVGDDVTPEVSGYINYLADDEKFGVTFTGSFQQRDSAAQGAFVNEWRVNPFDGSIPQSPDPANPDSGDPIVLNNAPAMGQLFAIPSDLRYYMADRERERTNAQLTFQYAPSENLVATLDYTYSKQDLYEARAEQSIWMDDRYFTELTFDDENVKTPVLITQERRDLLPRDLGLALQELNQVNENKSVGLNIEYFVNDDLTLIFDLHNSSAEGRPDSPYGTWTNLGLGANVVKGQGVDFTGDFPIMLVDFDDAARDNLNGNGMLDQDDVGTSILDMNFSSQDTEITQARIDGTYVLDTGSINFGIESRAMESTSLQSLTRHTMGNWGIENPGELPAGSLTPLDFASEFSDFNTDGMYSEGFTGSVAEIGAFAAQAYGFNLVADNPYATNRTIEEDITALYFEFDLSGELNGMEYNLLTGLRYENTDVTSIANISLPSGIAWEGNNDFNVRFGSAMEDVEVKSSYDHILPALDFDIEVVENVIARFSYSKTIARPTYNSLSAAATVNTPSGPTLLTDGATATASSGNPTLVPLESDNVDVSVEYYFDETSYVSLGFYDKRVKNFIGNEQVEESIYDLRDATAGPRAQAAMEELEARGIPISDTSLFNMVAAMENGVDYDSMTDEQFEAAYDILPNSDDPTLTFINSKPVNNKSANIYGFELAAQHFFGDTGFGVLGNYTTVTGDIGFDNDADPSITQFALVGLSDTANLVLMYENEGLQARIAYNWRDKFLDTTSQYVNEPGYTEAYSQIDFSVSYDISDALTVSFEGINITDENIRRHGRTSAMLWKLDELGARYALGVRYQF; from the coding sequence GTGACACACACACACTTAAACAAATCGAAAATTGCTAAGAGTCTGTCTTTAATATTGGGAACAGGATTGTTATTCCCCGTTAATGCACAGGAGTCTCCCGAAGACGTAGAAGTTATACAGGTATCAGGCATACGAAGTAGTGTGCAAGAATCCATGGGAATTAAGCGAGATTCAGCGGGCGTGGTAGATGCCATTTCTGCGGAAGACATTGGTAAGTTCCCAGACACCAACCTTGCTGAGTCGCTTCAGCGTATTACCGGTATTTCAATAAGCAGAAATAACGGTGAAGGTAGCCAAGTCACGGCACGGGGGTTTGGACCAGATTTCAACATGGTTACCCTTAATGGACGAACCATGCCAGGTTCGGCACTGCCGGGCGGCGGTGGTACACCTAATTCGCGAGCCTATGACTTTTCCGACTTAGCTTCTGAAAGTGTTCGTGCTGTAGAAGTGTACAAAACAGGAAGAGCGAGCATTGCAACTGGGGGGATTGGTGCAACGATCAACATTCGCACGGCGCGCCCCTTTGACGCTCCTGAAACAGGTTTTATGGCCAGTGTAGGTGCTAAAGCGCTGCATGACACCACAAACCGCGTGGGCGATGATGTTACCCCTGAAGTATCGGGCTATATTAATTACCTTGCCGACGATGAAAAATTTGGTGTGACTTTTACTGGGTCTTTCCAACAGCGAGACAGCGCAGCTCAAGGTGCTTTTGTAAACGAGTGGCGTGTGAACCCGTTTGACGGCAGTATTCCACAGTCCCCAGACCCTGCTAACCCAGATAGCGGCGACCCTATTGTATTAAACAATGCGCCAGCAATGGGTCAACTGTTCGCGATCCCTTCCGATTTACGCTATTACATGGCAGACAGAGAGCGTGAAAGAACAAATGCACAATTAACATTCCAGTATGCACCGAGTGAAAACCTCGTTGCTACGCTAGATTATACCTACTCTAAGCAGGATCTTTACGAAGCACGCGCAGAGCAGTCAATTTGGATGGATGACAGGTATTTCACCGAGTTAACCTTTGACGATGAGAATGTAAAAACGCCTGTTTTGATCACGCAAGAGAGGCGTGACTTATTGCCAAGAGACTTGGGTTTAGCCCTACAGGAGCTGAACCAAGTTAATGAAAACAAGTCTGTGGGTTTAAACATTGAGTACTTTGTGAACGATGATTTAACGTTGATCTTTGACTTACACAATTCATCTGCTGAAGGCCGCCCTGATTCCCCTTATGGAACATGGACAAACTTAGGTTTAGGGGCAAACGTGGTTAAGGGTCAGGGTGTCGATTTCACCGGCGACTTCCCCATCATGCTCGTTGATTTCGATGATGCCGCAAGAGATAACCTCAACGGAAATGGCATGCTAGATCAAGATGATGTGGGTACGTCTATCTTAGACATGAACTTCTCGTCGCAAGATACCGAAATTACCCAAGCCAGAATTGATGGAACCTATGTTTTAGACACCGGCAGCATTAACTTCGGTATTGAATCGCGCGCAATGGAAAGCACCTCATTACAGTCACTTACCCGCCACACTATGGGTAACTGGGGTATTGAAAACCCGGGTGAATTGCCAGCAGGTTCTCTAACACCGTTAGATTTTGCGAGTGAATTTAGCGATTTCAATACTGATGGCATGTACTCAGAAGGCTTTACAGGAAGCGTGGCAGAAATTGGCGCATTCGCAGCGCAAGCCTACGGTTTCAATTTGGTGGCGGATAACCCCTATGCAACCAATAGAACCATAGAAGAAGATATAACTGCATTGTATTTCGAGTTCGACCTTTCTGGCGAACTAAACGGGATGGAATATAACCTACTAACAGGTCTACGTTACGAAAATACCGATGTGACGTCTATCGCCAACATCAGCTTGCCCAGTGGTATTGCATGGGAAGGCAACAACGACTTTAACGTTCGCTTTGGTAGCGCGATGGAAGACGTGGAAGTTAAGTCGAGTTACGACCACATTCTTCCTGCGCTAGACTTTGATATTGAAGTAGTTGAAAACGTGATTGCCCGTTTCTCCTACAGTAAAACCATTGCTAGACCTACTTACAACAGCTTAAGTGCGGCAGCAACGGTGAATACACCGAGTGGTCCAACACTATTAACTGATGGCGCTACAGCCACTGCCAGTTCAGGTAACCCAACATTAGTGCCGTTAGAATCGGACAACGTAGATGTTTCAGTAGAATACTACTTTGATGAAACCAGTTATGTATCGTTAGGTTTTTACGATAAGCGCGTGAAGAACTTTATTGGTAACGAACAGGTTGAAGAAAGTATTTACGATTTACGTGATGCCACCGCCGGGCCAAGAGCACAAGCGGCAATGGAAGAGCTTGAAGCGCGAGGTATACCCATCAGCGATACGTCATTATTTAACATGGTTGCAGCCATGGAAAATGGTGTTGACTACGACTCGATGACCGATGAGCAATTTGAAGCGGCTTACGATATTTTGCCAAATAGCGACGACCCAACGCTTACGTTCATTAACTCTAAACCGGTGAATAACAAAAGTGCCAACATCTATGGCTTCGAGCTTGCCGCACAGCACTTCTTTGGTGATACCGGTTTTGGTGTTTTGGGTAACTACACCACGGTTACGGGGGATATTGGCTTTGACAACGACGCCGACCCTTCCATCACACAGTTTGCTTTAGTGGGTTTAAGTGATAC
- a CDS encoding LacI family DNA-binding transcriptional regulator translates to MATIYQVAERAGVSLSTVSRVLNGKTTVNATLKAKVEKAMLELNYRPNSVARSLATSRSDSVGILVSELNTPFFGDLMQGVESTLRVADKHVIITVGHNNLETEQDAVEFLISRNCDALIMHAEAMRDEDLVALNEKRLPIALVNRQVTGLENNCIALDNEKGGYLATSHLLELGHKDIAYISGPMKIRDACHRLKGHKRALEEAGVPYNPMLTYEGNYEEEDGKIGLLELLSRDTPFSALVCANDWMASGAMSCARDLGMSLPQDLSIVGFDDVVFAHHVYPRLTTVSNPIADMAKMSAQYILNTLYGHTHHVQHLFEPTLVVRESTMAHDG, encoded by the coding sequence GTGGCTACCATATATCAAGTTGCAGAACGTGCGGGGGTATCACTATCAACGGTATCTCGCGTGTTAAATGGAAAAACCACCGTAAACGCTACTCTAAAGGCGAAAGTCGAAAAAGCGATGTTGGAGCTAAACTACCGCCCTAATTCGGTAGCGCGCTCTCTCGCCACCAGCCGTTCTGACAGTGTCGGCATTTTAGTGTCTGAATTAAACACCCCCTTCTTCGGCGATTTAATGCAAGGGGTAGAATCCACCCTGAGAGTAGCTGATAAGCACGTTATTATTACCGTAGGCCATAACAACCTTGAGACCGAGCAAGACGCGGTTGAATTTTTGATCAGTAGAAATTGTGACGCGCTAATCATGCATGCAGAAGCCATGCGAGATGAAGATCTTGTTGCGCTTAATGAAAAGCGTTTGCCTATCGCTTTGGTGAATAGGCAAGTCACTGGCCTTGAGAATAATTGTATTGCCCTTGATAACGAGAAAGGCGGTTACCTTGCAACCTCACATCTGCTTGAATTGGGACACAAGGATATCGCCTACATATCTGGCCCCATGAAAATTCGTGACGCCTGTCACCGTTTGAAAGGGCACAAACGGGCACTTGAAGAGGCGGGTGTCCCTTATAACCCTATGCTCACTTACGAGGGTAACTATGAGGAAGAAGACGGGAAAATAGGCTTACTCGAGCTACTATCTAGAGATACCCCTTTCTCTGCCTTGGTGTGTGCAAATGACTGGATGGCGTCTGGAGCGATGAGCTGCGCGCGAGACCTTGGAATGAGCTTACCGCAAGATTTATCCATTGTGGGATTCGACGACGTGGTATTTGCTCATCACGTTTACCCTCGGTTAACGACGGTAAGCAACCCGATTGCAGATATGGCGAAAATGTCAGCCCAATATATCCTCAATACGTTGTACGGCCATACCCATCACGTTCAGCACCTATTTGAACCTACCTTGGTGGTGCGGGAGTCAACGATGGCGCACGACGGCTAG